A stretch of Gossypium hirsutum isolate 1008001.06 chromosome A06, Gossypium_hirsutum_v2.1, whole genome shotgun sequence DNA encodes these proteins:
- the LOC107962181 gene encoding UDP-arabinose 4-epimerase 1 isoform X1 produces MLNFARGRSQPRPTRSMPLSGMEYPDPKRKSNFVGKILMAATLTALCIIMLKQSPNFNTLSRFSEHEEGVTHVLVTGGAGYIGSHAALRLLKESYRVTIVDNLSRGNIGAVKVLQKLFPEPGQLQFVYADLGDAKAVNKIFSENAFDAVMHFAAVAYVGESTLDPLKYYHNITSNTLVILESMAAHDVRTLIYSSTCATYGEPEKMPITEETPQVPINPYGKAKKMAEDIILDYSKNSDMAVMILRYFNVIGSDPEGRLGEAPKPELREHGRISGACFDAAHGVIPGLKVKGTDYKTHDGTCIRDYIDVTDLVDAHVKALKKAKPGEVGIYNVGTGRGRSVKEFVEACKKATGVEIKVDYLPRRPGDYAEVFSDPTKIRLELNWTAQLTDLQESLQIAWRWQKAHRDGYAAAS; encoded by the exons ATGCTAAATTTTGCAAGAGGGAGAAGCCAGCCAAGGCCTACTAGATCCATGCCGTTGTCCG GAATGGAATATCCTGATCCCAAGAGGAAGAGCAATTTTGTAGGTAAAATCCTTATGGCTGCAACCCTTACAGCCTTATGCATTATCATGCTCAAGCAATCCCCAAACTTCAATACTCTAAGTCGG TTCTCCGAACATGAAGAAGGTGTAACACATGTTCTTGTAACTGGTGGTGCTGGCTATATTGGTTCACATGCTGCTTTACGACTTCTGAAGGAGTCATACCGTGTAACTATTGTG GACAATCTTTCACGTGGAAACATAGGTGCTGTCAAGGTTCTACAAAAATTATTTCCGGAGCCTGGACAGCTTCAATTCGTTTATGCTGACTTGGGGGATGCAAAAGCA GTAAAcaaaatattttcagaaaatgCATTTGACGCTGTAATGCACTTTGCAGCTGTTGCATATGTTGGGGAAAGCACACTTGATCCTCTCAA GTATTATCACAACATTACTTCAAACACCTTGGTGATCTTAGAGTCAATGGCTGCACATGATGTTAGGACTTTGATATATTCTAGTACATGTGCCACATATGGAGAGCCTGAAAAGATGCCAATCACTGAAGAAACCCCACAG GTTCCAATCAATCCATATGGAAAAGCTAAGAAGATGGCAGAGGATATCATCCTGGATTACTCTAAGAACTCAGACATGGCAGTAATGAtcctaag aTACTTCAATGTGATTGGATCAGATCCTGAAGGAAGATTAGGTGAGGCTCCCAAACCTGAGTTGCGTGAGCATGGACGAATTTCAGGTGCTTGTTTTGATGCAGCACATGGTGTTATTCCTGGTCTAAAG GTCAAGGGAACAGACTACAAAACACATGATGGGACTTGCATACGTGATTATATTGATGTTACCGACCTGGTTGATGCTCATGTGAAAGCTCTTAAAAAGGCAAAGCCCGGTGAAGTGGGAATCTACAATGTTGGCACTGGAAGAGGTAGATCAGTGAAGGAGTTTGTGGAAGCATGTAAGAAAGCCACTGGGGTGGAGATCAAAGTTGACTATCTGCCCCGCCGACCTGGAGATTATGCTGAAGTGTTTAGTGATCCAACTAAGATCAGGCTTGAGCTGAATTGGACAGCTCAGCTTACTGATCTCCAGGAAAGTTTACAGATTGCATGGCGATGGCAAAAGGCACATCGTGATGGATACGCAGCAGCCTCTTAG
- the LOC107962181 gene encoding probable UDP-arabinose 4-epimerase 3 isoform X2, with amino-acid sequence MLNFARGRSQPRPTRSMPLSGMEYPDPKRKSNFVGKILMAATLTALCIIMLKQSPNFNTLSRFSEHEEGVTHVLVTGGAGYIGSHAALRLLKESYRVTIVDNLSRGNIGAVKVLQKLFPEPGQLQFVYADLGDAKAVNKIFSENAFDAVMHFAAVAYVGESTLDPLKYFNVIGSDPEGRLGEAPKPELREHGRISGACFDAAHGVIPGLKVKGTDYKTHDGTCIRDYIDVTDLVDAHVKALKKAKPGEVGIYNVGTGRGRSVKEFVEACKKATGVEIKVDYLPRRPGDYAEVFSDPTKIRLELNWTAQLTDLQESLQIAWRWQKAHRDGYAAAS; translated from the exons ATGCTAAATTTTGCAAGAGGGAGAAGCCAGCCAAGGCCTACTAGATCCATGCCGTTGTCCG GAATGGAATATCCTGATCCCAAGAGGAAGAGCAATTTTGTAGGTAAAATCCTTATGGCTGCAACCCTTACAGCCTTATGCATTATCATGCTCAAGCAATCCCCAAACTTCAATACTCTAAGTCGG TTCTCCGAACATGAAGAAGGTGTAACACATGTTCTTGTAACTGGTGGTGCTGGCTATATTGGTTCACATGCTGCTTTACGACTTCTGAAGGAGTCATACCGTGTAACTATTGTG GACAATCTTTCACGTGGAAACATAGGTGCTGTCAAGGTTCTACAAAAATTATTTCCGGAGCCTGGACAGCTTCAATTCGTTTATGCTGACTTGGGGGATGCAAAAGCA GTAAAcaaaatattttcagaaaatgCATTTGACGCTGTAATGCACTTTGCAGCTGTTGCATATGTTGGGGAAAGCACACTTGATCCTCTCAA aTACTTCAATGTGATTGGATCAGATCCTGAAGGAAGATTAGGTGAGGCTCCCAAACCTGAGTTGCGTGAGCATGGACGAATTTCAGGTGCTTGTTTTGATGCAGCACATGGTGTTATTCCTGGTCTAAAG GTCAAGGGAACAGACTACAAAACACATGATGGGACTTGCATACGTGATTATATTGATGTTACCGACCTGGTTGATGCTCATGTGAAAGCTCTTAAAAAGGCAAAGCCCGGTGAAGTGGGAATCTACAATGTTGGCACTGGAAGAGGTAGATCAGTGAAGGAGTTTGTGGAAGCATGTAAGAAAGCCACTGGGGTGGAGATCAAAGTTGACTATCTGCCCCGCCGACCTGGAGATTATGCTGAAGTGTTTAGTGATCCAACTAAGATCAGGCTTGAGCTGAATTGGACAGCTCAGCTTACTGATCTCCAGGAAAGTTTACAGATTGCATGGCGATGGCAAAAGGCACATCGTGATGGATACGCAGCAGCCTCTTAG